Proteins from one Telopea speciosissima isolate NSW1024214 ecotype Mountain lineage chromosome 1, Tspe_v1, whole genome shotgun sequence genomic window:
- the LOC122660983 gene encoding transcription factor MYB102-like, translated as MGRAPCCDKNGLKKGPWTPEEDQKLIDYIQKNGHGSWRTLPKNAGLQRCGKSCRLRWTNYLRPDIKRGRFSFDEEETIIQLHSILGNKWSAIAARLPGRTDNEIKNYWNTHIRKRLLRMGIDPVTHSPRLDLLDVSSLIGSVPLYNQSQLNVSRLLGIQPLLNPELLRFATTLLTSQHRLDNPNPDLQLLQNLQENNSLSNSQFQTQFPSFTSSNQLQTPIQETQILETNVDQFPSNLNSFSCHNSPSSAWQDNGALSSNFTDDFIPLSNFGYYNSADQSMVDPLSKNSNLQSNNQNFNFASVLSTPSSSSLTPLNSSPTYINGGTEDERDSYCSNMLKFELPDLLDVNGFM; from the exons ATGGGAAGAGCACCTTGTTGTGACAAAAATGGATTGAAGAAGGGACCTTGGACTCCAGAAGAGGATCAGAAGCTGATCGATTATATTCAGAAAAATGGGCATGGAAGTTGGCGAACCCTTCCCAAGAATGCTG gacttCAGAGGTGTGGAAAGAGTTGCAGACTTCGATGGACGAACTACCTGAGACCTGACATCAAGAGAGGAAGATTTTCCTTTGATGAGGAAGAAACCATAATTCAACTTCACAGTATTTTGGGGAACAA GTGGTCTGCCATTGCTGCTCGCTTGCCTGGTAGGACTGATAACGAAATCAAGAACTACTGGAACACCCACATTAGAAAGAGGCTTCTTCGAATGGGAATCGATCCCGTAACTCATAGCCCAAGACTCGATCTTCTCGACGTCTCCTCTCTTATTGGCTCAGTACCACTCTATAACCAATCTCAGTTAAATGTCTCTAGATTGCTTGGGATTCAACCTCTCCTCAACCCTGAGCTTCTTAGGTTTGCCACCACTCTCTTAACATCCCAACACCGCCTCGACAATCCCAATCCCGACCTTCAACTTCTACAGAACCTCCAAGAAAACAATTCTCTCTCCAACtcccaatttcaaacccaattccCTTCTTTCACTTCATCCAATCAACTCCAAACCCCAATTCAAGAAACCCAGATCTTGGAGACCAATGTGGACCAGTTCCCATCAAATTTAAACAGCTTTAGCTGCCATAATTCCCCATCTAGTGCTTGGCAAGACAATGGTGCTCTCTCTTCTAATTTCACAGATGATTTTATTCCCTTATCCAATTTCGGCTACTACAACTCTGCTGATCAATCCATGGTTGACCCTCTATCTAAAAACTCTAATCTCCAATCCAACAATCAAAATTTCAACTTTGCTTCGGTTTTATCGACACCTTCATCATCAAGCCTGACTCCTTTGAATTCATCGCCTACATACATTAACGGCGGCACTGAAGATGAGAGGGACAGCTATTGCAGTAACATGTTGAAGTTCGAACTTCCTGATCTCCTAGATGTCAATGGATTCATGTAA